Genomic window (Planococcus sp. MSAK28401):
AGACTTCCTCATCTGCCCGGTTTCCTGTAGACAAGATCCAGACAATCTCGAGTTGGTCCTGTTTTACTCCAGTTAACCGATAAACGACTCGCAATCCGGCCTGTTTGAATTTCAATTCGCGGCAACCCGTTAACACGCTGCCGCGTTTATTAGAGAGAGGCTTGCCGATTTCATCTGCGCGAAATCTTAGTTTGGCTAGGCCTTTGTCAACCAGGTTGCGGCTGCTTCCGTCCAATTTACTGTATTCTTTCTGTGCTTTTGGATGAAAGTTTAAGACAAACTTGTCCTCGCTCATATCACTCGAACAACTCGTCATCGGAAATGTCATCTGGGTCGATTGCCATGATTCGTGCGTAGCTCTCTTCTCCAACAGCCTCCCGAAGCGGAATCGTTTGTTCAGGATGTGCCTCAGCTTCAGCTGCTCTTCTTGCGATCTCTTCATACCAATTCAGTTCGCGGTACGTTTCTAACTCTTGGTACATTTTTTCGTATTGCGCATAGTCTAAAATAACGGAATCGATTGTATTATTGGCAGAAATGAACTGGGGTTCTTTTTTAGCTGCAGCCCGTATGTGAGCCAATTGTTTTGCCGCCTTTGAAGCAGAAGTAATCTGATCTACGTTAAATTGCGGTTTTTTGGGAGTGTCGGTAGCCATAGGGTTCAACTCCTTTGCATTTGCTTCAATTATAGCAAGCTCAATGTACATTTGACAGTAAAATATACCGCTATTTTTTACGTTAAATATGCCGGTGTATTAATTATGAAGTTAACCAACTACAGTGGAAATGAAACTGCGGTTTCTTAGTCAGAAGTTGTCATGTCGCCTTGTGAAAAGCCAATCTTGTTGGTAAAATTAGGCACAGCATAATAATAATAGTATTAAAATATCAATTGATTAGCCTCTAAAGTCAACAGAAGCTGAGACATTAGAATAATGAAACGAGGTGTTCATCTTGGAAACTATCACTCCTACAGACAAAGCAAAAAACTTCTTCGAGTATATGCTCGCCTTAAACAATTTGGTGGGGAAAGTTATTCGTGATTACTCGGAATATGAGAAGAATTGGAACCTGGATGATATGAAGCTATTGGAAGGCTGCTTCGTATTTGACGAATGCCATAATGAAGAAAACTTAATGGAGATCCACAGGCCGACAATTACTGAGAAAGACACGACACCTCCAGCGCCTCACGCCATATTTAAAGACTGGCTGAGCTTTGATCCGAAAAAGGAAAATCAAAAGCCTTCTTATGTAGTCGGGAAACAGGTCGAGACAGTGAATGGTGAGAAAAAAGAAGAACTGTTTATCGATGACAAAAAGCGCATGCACGCTTATGGGACTTGGACAGCCCAGTGGAAAGAATGGGCTGAGAAGTTAAAAGAGAAAAAACGCATTCTAGAAAAATACGAAGAGTTTTTTGATCTCATCACTCAGCTTGAAAAAGAAGGGGAGTCTTTGGAGTTCATTTATGGCAAAGGCCTCTTTACTTGGAAACACCCAGACCCGAAAATCGGGACGATTCGATCGCCACTATTGACGAGCAAAGTGGAGCTGGATTTGGACTCTGTAAAAGGGATTATTTCTGTGAAACTCGTCGATCAAGCGGTTGCTGTGGAGAGAGAAATCTTCTCCGGAATCTCCATTCCGAATGTCCAAACGATTAATGACCTATGGAGAGATGTCCAAACACGTGAGATTACTGAGGATATGAATGACTTCTTCACGCAATTCATTCAAACCTTTGATGCTAATGGAAGATTCATCGACGGCCAAACAGCTAAGACACCAATGGAACATCCATCTGTTTATACTCATCACATGCTCTCACTGAGAACAAAAAATGCGCGAGTGCTACGGGACGACTTAACCCAAATCATTGACGGCATTGGCAATGATGAACTGGAACTATCGGATACAGTCACTTCCATTATCGGCGAACGAGTTGAAAATGCTCCTGAAAAAAACTCGACAGTAGAAACTGATGGAGGAAACAATTTTGAAGACGATATCCTCTATTTTCCGCTGGAATCCAATGAACAACAAAAGGCCATCATCAAGCGCATTTCGCATCACCAAGGCGTAACTGTACAAGGGCCTCCTGGAACTGGGAAGACCCACACCATTGCAAACTTGGTTTCCCACTTTTTATCTGAAGGCAAAAAGATCCTTATCACCAGCCAAAAAGAAAGCCCGTTGAAAGTATTGAAAAACAAAATCCCTCAAGAAATCAGGGATTTATGCGTACCGGTACTTGGTGGGGGGCGTGAATCGCTGCAGGAAATCGAGCAATCGATCCGTGTCATCGGCGAGAAATTGGGCGAACTTGATGTCGATAGGCTAGAAAAGGAAATCGCACGCGACAAGGATGCCTTAAAACAAAGCAGACGTGACGAAGCGACATTGAAAAATCAATTGAAAGTATACACCGAAAAAGAAGGCACCATTCTCCAATACAAAGGAGAAAAACTATTCAAATATGACGTGGCAAAGCGTCTAGCCGAATCGGAGATTGATTACAGCTGGATCCAGGATGAGTTGACGATGGACCAGACCTTCCCGTTAAACAAAGTCGACTTCACCGAATTATGGACATTGAAAAAAGAGTTGGCAAAAGAAGACTTGCCGCTGCATAAACAACTGCTTCCTCAAGTCGGGTCTGACATCCAAAACAGTTCGTCTTTCACCTCTTTCCTAGAGGCAGAAAAACAATTAGAACATGCAAATGAACAAGGCAAGGCAATCCTTGAGAAATACAAATATCCGCTAGAGGAAAATGAACTCAAGATCCTCCAAAAAGAACTCGATGAAATCATTGGAATGTCTGCCATTACAGAAAATGGCCCTTTCCGTTTGATTTTGGATGATGTTAAAGCAGGTGGCCCTCGAGAAGCAAGATGGCGTGAGCTCATAGAGAAACTATCCGGAGCCAATGAAAGATTATTCGCTTCTTATAATAAACTCGTTGCATACCAAGTGAAGTTGCCAAACAAGAGTACGGAAGAATTGAAAGCGGATGTTGCCATTGCGAGAGAACCGCTTGAAAACGGCAAAAAGCCGAACTTTCTGTTCTTTTTGACCAAAGGTAAGCAAACGAAATACTTGTTTGAAGACCCTGTATTAAACGATGCTTCCATCAAAACGCTCGGCGACATCGAAGTGCTGGAAATGCATTTGGAGTATGAATGGGTGAAGAAAGAAGCCGCGCGCTTGTTGAATGCCAATATGGAAGAAATCGGCCATACGCCAATCGACGTCGAAGAAAGACGCTTCCCGCATCTATTGGAAGAACGCTTGAATGAATTACAGCTGATCATGAAAACCGCCGATTCGATCAAAGCATTAAAATCCAAGCTGACGCACTACAACCTATACAAGATCGACCTCTATTCAATTGACGAGTGCCAGCAATTAAGAAAAGACTTGGATCTCGTCACCAAACGGGTTGAGTACTTGAAATGGGAAGAACAGTACAAGCAGGATCTGGGCAAACTGCAGGCCTTGAGTGCGCAAACGGATATACATCCAGTCATGCAGGAATTCAAGGAAGCTTATATCAATAGAGATACGGCGAAATGGGACGGGCTGTTGATGCAGCTGGAGCAATTACAGTTGAACAAGGCGAAAGCTATACGTTTCTATGAATTGCTCAACCAATTCGGTGAGACTTTGCCGCTGACAGCGAAACTGTATGAGCTGTCTGTTGAGTCGGACGTCCAGAAACCGGAAAGCTATTTGGAAGCGTTCGAGCTGAAAAAATTGCAATCTTGGCTTGATGAAACGAAAGACATGAACATCACGCTGTTGAAAAAGCAGCTGGAAGAAGAACATAAAGAACAGAAGCGCTTGGTCCGCTCCATCGTCAGTGCGTCAACTTGGAAAAACCAAGTACAACGGATCACCGAAGAAGAAAAACGGGCTTTGTCTGCATGGAAAACCTATATTAAACGTTTCGGTAAAGGCAGCGGTAAATCCGCCAAGCGCAACTTGCAAGGCGCAAGAGAAGAAATGAAAACTGCTCAAAGCGCCATTCCTGTGTGGATTATGCCGATCAACCAAGTGCTGGAGAACTTCCCGGTGACCAACGAGAAGTTCGACGTCATCATTTTCGATGAAAGCAGCCAATGTGATTTGTTCGCAGTCAATGTGCTGCTTCGCGGCAAGAAAGTGGTCGTCGTCGGAGACGATGAACAAATCAGCCCGCAATCAATCGGCACGAAGCAAGACGACGTCTACGAATTGGTCCGCCGCCACTTGAAAGGCATACCGAACGCCGATTTGTTTGACGGCAACCTGTCGCTTTACGAAATCGCCGAGCAGACATTCCCGAAAGAAGGGAAGCTGATGCTGCGCGAGCATTTCCGCTGCGTGCCGGAAATTATCCAGTTCTCGAACGACATGAGTTATGGCGGCGAAATGATTCCATTGCGTCTGCCGCTCGATGAAGAGAAAATCGATCCGCCAGTTACAGCCATCAAAGTGAATGACGGAGTAATCGGCGAACAGCGAGACATTAACGAAGCGGAAATCGACGCCATCGTCGCCGATATGGCAGAGATGGTGGAGGATCCGAAATTGAAAGGCCAAACTTTTGGTGTGATCACCCTCCTCGGAAACCAGCAACACAAACTGCTGGAAACAAGAATTCGCCAAGAAATCGGCGATCGAGAATTCGTGGAGCGCAAGATTATTTGCGGAAATCCGTATACATTGCAAGGGGACGAACGCGACATCATCTTCCTATCCATGGTCACAGCACCGAACCGGAGATTTATGGCCTTGACGAAAACCTCGGACAAGCAACGCTTCAACGTCGCCGCAAGCCGTGCGAAAAACCAGATGCGCTTGTACCATTCAGTGGACCTTGAAGACCTCAACACAGAAGACTTGCGCTACCGATTGTTGAGTTATTGCATGAACCCGACTCGCTTAAATGAGCAAGTAGCGAATCTAGAAGAGCAATGCGACTCGCCATTTGAAGTCGATGTTCTACGCATGCTTCTAGCACGAGGCTATAAAGTCACGCCGCAAATCAAAGTCGGTCAGTACCGAATCGACCTCGTCGTCGAAGGTCTACGCGACCGCTTGGCCGTCGAATGCGACGGAGAGAAATGGCACGGCCCAGAGAAGTTTGAAGAAGACATGAGACGCCAAGAATCCTTGGAGCGGGCAGGCTGGAAATTCTGGCGTGTACGCGGACGCGAGTTTTACTTTGATAAAGTGAAAGCGTTGGAGAGTCTGTGGGTTCAATTGGATGAGTTGGGGATAGAACCTATAAAAGATCAACAAATGACTAGTTAATATGAATATTAAAGAAGCCTTTTATGAACTTAAAAGGCTTCTTTTTTATATCCAAAACAGTTTTAACCACAATAAATGAACATAAAAGCATACGTTAAAACCACGAAAACGGTTATAAAGGCTATTTTAAATGAAAATATATGGAACTTAATTGGTTATTAAAACGTAAAAAGATTAAAGGTTTTAAATAAAACTACAAAGGGGGAATAAAAATGCTAGAAGCGATTTATGAGGGGAGAAATTTTAATCTTTCATCACACTTAAGTTCACAGGAATCAGTGAAACAAGAAGTCCAAAGGTTGAAGAAAGCAGCGGAAAAAGGGGCTTTTACGTGTCCGTATTGTGATGGTGTATTAAGGTTAAAAGCTGGTGAGGTAAAAGAAAAGCACTTCTTCCATCTAAATAACTCCTGTGTCATTTCAGAAGCAAGCGAAGTGTATCAACAGCAAACAAAAAGAGAAACGAAAAGCCATTCCGTTATGAAAGAAATCATCTATGACGAGCTGAAAACACAGGAAAAAATTAACGACAACTTACATGTAGAATATGGCTACGTTGATAAAGCAGAAGAGAAGTGGAAATACTATCCTGACATTATTGTAAACAATAAGAAAGCTGAACTCGCCATTACGATTTTGACGGATGTAACAGCAAATAAAGATTCGAATCTGGTGCGAAAAATAAAAAAGAGAAATGAATATTTCAAATCGAAAAACCTAAAGCCAATATGGTTTGTAGAAGAAACAGAACAATCTATTGATCTAGCGCATCGGGTAGTCCATTTGTGGGAAGCAGAATTAGATATTGCGATTAGGATGGAAGAAGACATCGAATGGGAATCTGCCATAAAGCAACTGGAACTCAACAATAATCTTTTTGACATTTTTGATTATCATCATCAAAGTCTCCCAACTACATTAGATGTTTTTAGTCTTTACTACGTAAAATCTACAGAAACAAACATTACGTTTACAGTGCAGCGTTTTATAAAAGATCAATTAAGCCATCCATACCGAGCATTTGCGCTGAACCATCCATATGAAATTAAAATGGCTACTGCTTTATGGACAGAAGACTCAATGCAATTAAGTGATCCAATCGTAGAAGAACAGCAAAGAGAAGTTTTTGTCAAAGAAGCTCTCGAACGAGATGAACAGTACATGGTTAATGATGAAGAAGAACTTACGACTAGTAGTCAACCTGAAAATAATCCGCAGACTACTGGAAAAGTCTATGAGGATCATGACATTGAAGAGATTTTAAGTGAATACATGAAAGAAGTCGAAGTGGTATCGGCTGACAAGTTCAGTAAGTTTCTAGTTGAGGAATGCGGTGCCCCTTCTCACAAATTTGCTACAGGACGATATCAAATTTATGGGAAGGTCTGCACCACTTTAAATGCCATGGAAAAGGAAGGCACCATAAAGTTAGTGAGGAAAGACTTTGTAAATGACCGTTTATACAAAGTTGTTTAAGTAAAGCAAATAACCATGAGAACTGTTTCTATTTTAATTTCTATACACTCGCCCATGGCTAACTCTAAATGAGTATCCATGATGCGAGTGTTTTTTATGGAAAATCCCACCTATTTTACTTCAAATAAGGAAATAGACCCGTATCCTGTGATAAAATTACATTAATTAAAGGTCGGCATTTTGAGGGGGATTAGCATGGTCTACGAGTCCCGGACACAGTCCGAAGCACAATTGGAAAACGAAATGATCGCCCAGCTGGCAGGGCTGGGTTATGAAAAAGTGAAGATACCGGATATCAAAAAGCTACAAGCGAATTTTCGTGACCAGGTCAATCGACTAAACGAGAAGAACTTGGAGGGCACACCGCTGTCCGATAAGGAGTTCGAGCGATTGCTGTTGGTGATCGAAGGAAAGAGTGTCTATGAATCGGCGAAGCTGCTGCGCATCAAGCAGACGATCAGCCGCGATGACAATAGTACGCTTTATTTGCGCTTGTTCGATACGCAGAATTTCGAGAACAACCACCTGCAAGTGACGAACCAAACGACTGTGATCGGGCGCTATACGAACCGCTATGATGTGACGCTGCTCATCAACGGTTTGCCCCTTGTGCAGATCGAGCTGAAACGGCGCGGGCTTCATTATAATGAGAGCTTTAACCAGATCATGCGCTATCGGAAGGATTCCTACGGGGGCTTGTATAACTTCCTGCAGCTGTTCGTCGTCTCGAACGGTGTCGACTCCAAGTATTTTGCTAACTCTGACCGGGAGCCGCTGAAGAGCCATATGTTTTTCTGGTCCGATGAAGAAAACAAACGCATCACGAAGCTTGATGAGTTCACCGATTCATTCCTCGAGCCGGAGCGGCTACAGAATATCCTCAGCCGCTATATGATTATCAACGATACTGACAAGCATTTGATGGTCATGCGCCCGTACCAGATCTATGCAGTCGAGCGCATCTTGAAGCAGGCTGTCGAACAAGAGAAGAACGGCTACGTCTGGCATACGACTGGGAGCGGCAAGACCTTGACTTCGTTCAAGGCGAGTGAACTGCTCGCGCAGGAAGAAGATATCAAGAAAGTCATTTTCCTCGTTGATCGGAAAGACTTGGACGCCCAGACGATGGAAGAGTTCAATAGATTCGAGAAAGATTCCGTGGATCGGACGACGAAAACCGGCGTCCTTGTCAAGCAGTTAAACGACCCATCGCAAAAGCGCATCATCACGACGATCCAGAAGATGGCAAATGCGGTAAAGACGGAACGTTACCAAGATATTTTAAAGAAGTATGAAAACGAGAAAATCATTTTTGTCATCGACGAATGCCACCGTTCCCAGTTCGGGGAAATGAACTTGCTTATCCAGCGCCATTTCAAGCGCGCTCAGTATATCGGCTTTACCGGAACGCCGCGTTTTGTCGACAATAGAAGCCAAGACGGCCGGACGACTACCGATCTGTTCGATAAATGCCTACATACTTACTTGATCAAAGACGCTATCAAAGATGGCAATGTGCTCGGTTTTTCGGTTGAATACATCCGGACAATCAGAGAAAGAGAAGGCGTCGATGATGTCACGAAAGTTCCAGGCATCGACCAGAACGAACTATGGATGGCAGACGCCCGCATGCGCCTCATCGCAGAGCACATCAACGACATCCATTACAAGAAAACCCATAATCGGACCTATACCGGCATGTTCACCGTCGAAAGCATCAAAGCAGCGGTGAAGTACTACGATTTGTTCAAAGCCATCGACAGCAAGCTGAAAGTCGCAACGATCTTCACGTATACCCCGAATGAAGAAAGTGATGAAAACGAAGAGCATTCCCGCCATTCGCTGGAGCGGATCATGGCTGACTTCAACCAATTATTCGGCACTAACCACTCGACGGATAATTTCGCTTCGTACTTCTCCGATGTATCGAAGAAAGTGAAGGCGGCGCAAATCGACCTCGTGATTGTCGTCGATATGTTCTTGACGGGGTTCGATGCGAAAAAGCTCAACACTTTATACGTCGACCGGCCGCTGCAGCACCATAGTCTCATTCAAGCCTATTCCCGCACGAATCGTGTGGAAGGTCCGAAGAAGACTTACGGCAATATCGTCTGTTATCGCAACCTGAAAGACGAAACCGATACGGCGATCCGCTTGTTCTCACAAACTAGTGATACGACAACCGTTCTCATGAAGAAATATGATGAGTATCTAGCAGACTTCCGTGGTCAGCTCGACACGCTGCTCGATGTTGCGGTAGATCCACAAGCGGTCGATGAACTAGAAGGTGAGTCAAAGCAGAAGGAATTCGTTGTCGCGTTCCGTGATTTAACGCGAATTTTGACAAAGCTAAAAACCTTCGTCGAATACGAATTCACATTTAAAGACATGGGCATCACGCCGCAAATGTATACCGACTTCCGCAGCAAATACCTTGCGCTCTACGAAAAAGAGAAAAACGAAAAAGATAAAGTATCGGTCATCAACGACGTCGATTTCGAAATCGAATTGATGCAGACCGACCGCATCAATGTGGACTATATCCTGGCGCTCCTTAGACAAACCGATTTCACGAACGCCAAAGAACGCGATTCTGCGGTAAGGCGTGCCATCAAGGAAGTCAACGAAGCATCGAGCGACGAGATGCGCTTGAAGCGCGATCTGCTTCTTGAATTCTTGCAAGGCGTCGCACCGACACTAACGAACGACGATTCGGTCGACAAGAAATTCCACGACTTCGAACAAGAGCGGCGCAAGCAAGAAATCCGTGCCATGTCTGAAAAAGTTCAAGTCGCGGAAGGCACACTCGATTATTTCGTGAGAGAATATGAATATACAGGTGTCACGCCGGACCAGGAAATCAGCGACGCCGTAAAAGCGCCGTTCAAGGAGAAGCGCAAACGCGTCCAGCAATTGAAAGACTTTATCCTGTCGAATACAAAACTTTATTCATAAACGAGGAAACAGCCGCATCCATTAGATGCGGCTGTTCCGTAAGTTAAAGTAAAACACCAAAGGAGAATCACCATGACAACATCCAAAAAACAGCGCCAGCAACAGGCAGAACTGCATAAAAAACTATGGACAATGGCCAACGATTTGCGCGGTCAAATGGAAGCATATGACTTCAAAAACTATATTCTCGGGCTGATTTTCTACCGTTATCTATCAGAGAAGACCGAAACTCGCATTGCGAAATTATTGGAAGAAGACAATATCTCTTACGAAGACGCGTGGCAAGACGAAGAATATCGCGAAGGCTTAGTGGAAATGCTTTTGGAGCAAATCGGTTTCGTAATCGAACCACAGTATTTATTCTCGCACATGATCCGCGAAATCCCGAAAGGCGACAAAGGGAAATTCGACGTCGAGCTGCTCCACAAAGCAATCAAAGCGGTCGAAGAATCAACGCTCGGCACAGAGAGCCAGCAAGACTTCGAGCATTTATTTGACGATATGGATTTGACTTCGACAAAACTCGGACGCGACGTGAAATCCCGTTCACAGCTGATCGCGAAAATCATGCTAAGCATCAGTGATATCCCTTTTCTGCATGACGATGTTGATATCGATGTTCTCGGTGATGCGTATGAATACTTGATCTCCCAGTTCGCGGCGAACGCTGGGAAAAAAGCGGGCGAGTTCTATACACCGCAACAAGTCTCGAAAATCCTCTCGAAAATTGTTACGCATGACAAGACCGACATGAAGAGCGTCTATGACCCGACTTGTGGTTCCGGCTCGCTCATGCTGCGGGTTGCGAAAGAAGCAAAAGTACGGAAATTCTACGGTCAGGAACTTACGACCACAACATTTAACTTGGCGCGCATGAACATGCTTCTGCACGATTTGCGCTATACGGATTTTGATATCCGCAACGACAATACACTCGAGAATCCGCATCATATCGATATGCGCTTTGACGCTGTCGTGGCGAATCCGCCATACTCCGCAAATTGGAGTGCTGATGCAAAATATTTGGATGACGACCGCTTCCGTGACTACGGAAAGCTCGCGCCAAAATCAAAAGCCGACTTTGCGTTCGTCCAGCACATGATCCATCAACTTGAAGACGCCGGGACGATGGCAGTCGTCTTGCCGCACGGCGTCTTGTTCCGCGGCGCAGCGGAAGGCACGATTCGCAAGTACTTAATAGAAGAAAAGAACTACCTCGATGCGGTCATCGGCTTGCCTGCAAATGTTTTCTACGGCACATCGATCCCGACGACAATCCTCGTCTTCAAAAAGAATCGCCGGACAGACGATAATGTCCTGTTCATCGACGCCTCGAACGAATTCGAGAAGGGCAAAAATCAAAACAACTTGACCGACGAAAACGTCGAGAAAATCATCACAACGTACATCTCGCGCGAAACAATCGATAGATATTCGTACGCTGCGGGCTTAGAAGAAATCAAAGAAAATGATTATAACTTGAACATCCCCCGCTACGTCGACACCTTTGTGGAAGAAGAGCCGGTCGACTTGGATGCCGTCCAAGCGCGCCTAACAGAAATCGAACAAGAAATCGCCGAGATCGACAAAGAGTTAGAAGAGTATTTTAAGGAATTGGGGGTCATGGGCAATGAACGTACCTCAGTTAAGATTTAAAGGGTTTGAAGGGGAATGGAGAAGAGTTTCCGTTGGCGAATTAGGTGAATTTATGAAAGGATCGGCTATTTCCAAAGCCGATTTAAGTGAAGTTGGAGAACCGTGCATTCTGTATGGAGAATTATATACAAAATATGGTGAAGTGATTCAAAATGTGTTTAGTAAGACTAACATTAAACTAAGCAAAAAAATATATGGTCATAAAAATGATGTCTTAATCCCTTCCTCTGGTGAAACTGCAATTGATATTGCATGTGCGAGTGCCTTGGAAGTAGAGAAGATTCTATTAGGAGGAGATTTAAATTTATTCAGGCCAAATAGTGAAGTGAAAGGTCCATTTATTAGTTATCAGATTAACGGAGTAAGAAAATTTGAGTTGTCTAAATTAGCCCAAGGGGCTTCTGTAGTCCATCTTTATAGTAATAGCTTAAAAAAATTCCGTCTGACTCTTCCAGTATTAAAGGAGCAAGAAAAAATCTCATCATTTCTTATACTTCTTGATAAAAGAATTGAAAAGCAAAAAGAGAAAATTGAAAAGCTTGAGCAGTTTAAAAAAGGGATGATGCAGAAGATTTTCTCGCAGGAATTAAGG
Coding sequences:
- a CDS encoding restriction endonuclease subunit S, producing MNVPQLRFKGFEGEWRRVSVGELGEFMKGSAISKADLSEVGEPCILYGELYTKYGEVIQNVFSKTNIKLSKKIYGHKNDVLIPSSGETAIDIACASALEVEKILLGGDLNLFRPNSEVKGPFISYQINGVRKFELSKLAQGASVVHLYSNSLKKFRLTLPVLKEQEKISSFLILLDKRIEKQKEKIEKLEQFKKGMMQKIFSQELRFKDENGGEFPKWEEKKIGQVLKIKHGRDQKKIETLDGKFPVLATGGIIGRTDTFIYDKESVLIGRKGTIDRPVYMDTPFWTVDTLFYSEIKENSHPKFVFYVFQNINWKLYNEASGVPSLSAKTIEAIKILTPSYKQQKVIADYLSILDRKIEKEKERLMILEEQKKGFMQGVFV